A region from the Salidesulfovibrio onnuriiensis genome encodes:
- the pyk gene encoding pyruvate kinase — MDRHIKIVATIGPATQEEDQIRKLVHSGAKIFRLNFSHGDKEFFSERVKIIRKLEEETGYTLTILQDLSGPKVRTSDVGKGTLDINKGDEVMLGTSAMADKGGDAFICLDMPELIEVIKEGDSVALSDGMLRFTAIKRENEHLVRLRAINSGIAPPRKGIAFPGKVTPLDAMTEKDKEDLAFGMGLGVDCVALSYVQTADDLKVLKAEMDKLGRRLPIITKLETTAAIDNLDSILDETDGVMVARGDLGLEMNLAELPATQKRIIRACNKRGMPVIVATQMLLSMVKTPMATRAETTDVANAILDGADCIMLSEETAIGSYPYEAVDFMRTIAYEIEQFYFEQQDEVALHPGDLEHPATYLAYAAAMLAGKTDAKGLVCHSTSGATARILSSCRPKQSVYALTSDSIARHFCNLSWGVIPGAPDTSLSNHQERAEEFVKNHPAFEQGDTIIIAAGQPDPNKDATKTQTNVVKLFVK, encoded by the coding sequence ATGGACAGACATATCAAGATCGTTGCGACCATCGGGCCCGCAACCCAGGAAGAAGACCAGATCAGGAAGTTGGTGCATTCCGGCGCCAAGATTTTCCGCCTGAACTTCTCCCACGGCGACAAGGAATTCTTCAGCGAACGCGTGAAGATCATCCGCAAGCTGGAAGAGGAAACCGGCTACACCCTGACCATCCTGCAGGACCTTTCCGGTCCCAAGGTGCGTACGTCCGACGTGGGCAAGGGTACCCTGGACATCAACAAGGGCGACGAAGTCATGCTCGGCACCAGCGCCATGGCCGACAAGGGCGGCGACGCCTTTATCTGCCTGGACATGCCCGAGCTGATCGAGGTTATCAAGGAAGGCGACTCCGTGGCCCTTTCCGACGGCATGCTCCGTTTCACGGCCATTAAGCGTGAAAACGAGCACCTGGTCCGCCTGCGCGCCATCAACTCCGGCATTGCGCCGCCCCGCAAGGGCATTGCTTTCCCGGGCAAGGTCACTCCGCTGGACGCCATGACCGAGAAGGACAAGGAAGACCTGGCCTTCGGCATGGGCCTCGGCGTGGACTGCGTGGCCCTGAGCTACGTCCAGACCGCCGACGACCTGAAGGTGCTCAAGGCCGAGATGGACAAGCTCGGACGCCGCCTGCCCATCATCACCAAGCTGGAAACCACCGCCGCCATCGACAACCTGGACAGCATCCTGGATGAAACCGACGGCGTCATGGTCGCCCGCGGCGACCTGGGCCTGGAAATGAACCTGGCCGAGCTGCCCGCCACCCAGAAGCGCATCATCCGCGCGTGCAACAAGCGCGGCATGCCGGTTATCGTGGCCACCCAGATGCTGCTCTCCATGGTCAAGACGCCCATGGCCACCCGCGCGGAAACCACGGACGTGGCCAACGCCATCCTGGACGGCGCGGACTGCATCATGCTTTCCGAGGAAACAGCCATCGGCAGCTATCCTTATGAAGCTGTCGATTTCATGCGCACCATCGCCTACGAGATCGAACAGTTCTATTTCGAGCAGCAGGACGAAGTGGCCCTGCATCCCGGCGACCTGGAGCACCCGGCCACCTACCTGGCCTATGCGGCCGCCATGCTGGCCGGAAAGACCGACGCCAAGGGCCTGGTTTGCCACTCCACTTCCGGTGCGACCGCGCGCATCCTTTCCTCCTGCCGTCCCAAGCAGAGCGTATACGCCTTGACATCCGACAGCATTGCAAGGCATTTCTGTAACTTGTCGTGGGGGGTTATTCCGGGAGCGCCTGATACAAGCCTCAGCAACCATCAGGAGCGGGCCGAGGAGTTCGTCAAGAATCATCCCGCTTTCGAGCAGGGCGATACCATCATCATCGCGGCCGGACAGCCGGACCCCAACAAGGACGCCACCAAGACGCAGACGAACGTCGTTAAGCTCTTTGTGAAGTAG
- a CDS encoding division/cell wall cluster transcriptional repressor MraZ, translating to MRFRGHAHRSLDDKGRLILPPDFKDKILAEVPDGRLVLTIWEKHVIGISPAQWDRLEEELEKIKAPSRQMQNIIRIFYSGYEEVTVAKNGRIAIPAHLRKSGKLDKDIVVMGAGRRFEIWPAESFDALLEEDYDVSDELADNSVSLPF from the coding sequence ATGCGATTTCGCGGTCACGCACATAGGAGCCTCGACGACAAGGGTAGGCTCATATTGCCTCCGGACTTCAAGGACAAGATCCTTGCCGAAGTTCCGGACGGCAGGCTCGTGCTGACCATCTGGGAAAAGCATGTCATCGGAATATCCCCCGCCCAGTGGGACCGGCTGGAGGAAGAACTTGAGAAGATCAAGGCTCCCAGCCGCCAGATGCAGAACATCATCCGAATATTCTATTCCGGCTACGAGGAAGTGACTGTGGCCAAGAATGGCCGCATAGCCATCCCCGCCCACCTGAGAAAGAGCGGGAAGCTGGACAAGGATATAGTGGTGATGGGCGCGGGCAGGCGCTTCGAAATCTGGCCGGCGGAAAGCTTTGATGCTCTTCTCGAAGAAGATTACGACGTCTCGGACGAGCTGGCGGACAACAGCGTCAGCCTGCCGTTCTGA
- the rsmH gene encoding 16S rRNA (cytosine(1402)-N(4))-methyltransferase RsmH, whose product MADPASKHTTVLLQEVVEWLRPQPGKRYMDGTLGMGGHSLAILEAALGKADLLGLDRDEIALGLAAQRLEKHKGRTHLFHLPFSEFEAALDELDWDGIDGAVLDLGVSSMQLDEADRGFSFMADGPLDMRMDSTSGLRPASELVNTMKHGELARIIREYGEDPMAGKIAAAILREREKQEITTTLQLADIVKNAYPPKMRRLARLHPATRTFQGLRIAVNRELEELDTFLSNIIGRLKPGGRVAIISFHSLEDRAVKRAFREAAKACTCPSHQMHCTCDGVPKLKVLTKKPQLPTEEEMRVNPRSRGAKLRVAEKLKPDGEQA is encoded by the coding sequence ATGGCCGACCCGGCGTCGAAACACACAACGGTTCTTTTACAGGAAGTGGTGGAATGGCTCCGCCCCCAACCGGGAAAACGCTACATGGATGGCACTCTCGGCATGGGCGGACACAGCCTGGCGATTCTCGAAGCGGCCTTGGGCAAGGCCGACCTTCTCGGCTTAGACCGCGACGAGATAGCACTGGGGCTGGCGGCGCAGCGGCTGGAAAAACACAAGGGCCGCACGCATCTGTTCCACCTGCCCTTCAGCGAGTTCGAGGCCGCCCTGGACGAACTCGACTGGGATGGGATTGACGGCGCGGTCCTGGACCTCGGCGTATCGTCCATGCAACTGGACGAAGCCGACAGGGGCTTCAGCTTCATGGCTGACGGCCCGCTGGACATGCGCATGGACTCCACGAGCGGACTTCGGCCCGCAAGCGAGCTGGTCAATACCATGAAACATGGGGAGCTGGCCCGGATCATCCGGGAGTACGGCGAAGACCCCATGGCGGGCAAGATAGCGGCGGCCATCCTGAGAGAACGGGAAAAGCAGGAAATCACGACCACGCTGCAATTGGCGGACATCGTGAAAAACGCCTACCCGCCCAAGATGCGGCGGCTGGCGCGGCTCCATCCCGCAACCCGTACCTTTCAGGGCCTCAGAATAGCGGTGAACAGGGAATTGGAGGAACTTGACACCTTCCTCTCCAACATCATCGGACGACTCAAACCGGGTGGCAGAGTGGCCATCATCTCGTTTCACTCCCTGGAAGACAGGGCCGTGAAGCGGGCCTTCAGGGAAGCGGCGAAAGCCTGCACCTGTCCGAGCCACCAAATGCATTGCACCTGCGACGGCGTCCCGAAACTCAAAGTGCTGACAAAGAAGCCTCAGCTACCCACCGAAGAGGAGATGCGGGTCAACCCGCGCTCCAGGGGCGCAAAGCTCCGGGTGGCGGAGAAGCTCAAACCGGATGGAGAACAGGCATGA
- a CDS encoding penicillin-binding transpeptidase domain-containing protein, translated as MTGKTKQGKKDFSKAKIILVMIFFGLALCALWVRAGWVQLHEGEWLEKMAARQNFTAELEFGERGRILDRNGNMLATSVEAKSVYLVPPKAKPAVDKVAGTLNRILGVSAGTMRARINSGKKFVWVKRQITDKQALAIKEADLPGVHLSTEYTRLYPNGHLAGQVLGFVGIDGKGLEGIEKQFNERMTPGKARFVVQRDARGRKLYLDSQGREVNIDGKDVHLTIDAHIQNAAEQALAASVEKYHGTAGLVIAVEVKSGDILAMANYPFFNPNVYGRTKASVRRNRAATDVYEPGSSLKPLLIGAALQEGVVDPDKLYFCENGRWRIGRKTIKDTHPAAWQPVRKILRYSSNIGMAKIAMDLGAGKYHEYLSKLGFGHETGIRIPAERSGIVHPPEKWRKLDLAAISFGQAIGVTGLQLAKSFLCLANGGVMKDLRLVKDPGKTQETTQPVRVFSEEVTDTVLALMEEVVQMDGTGRKARIQGITVAGKTGTAQKAAVGGYGTKYLSSFVGLVPGDKPEYLVICMVDEPTKNDYGGTVAAPVVREVMIDTLAYNGMLPDAAGEALAEENTVHDIDSTELAQTLAPTPAFDAGNTVPNIKGMPVRRALELLVKKGIVPVLKGDGMTVTGQKPAPGSPWPEEQQTEGKNDVFVLWLS; from the coding sequence ATGACCGGCAAGACCAAACAAGGCAAGAAGGATTTCAGCAAGGCCAAGATCATTCTGGTAATGATCTTCTTCGGCCTTGCCCTTTGCGCGTTGTGGGTCCGGGCCGGCTGGGTCCAGCTGCACGAGGGTGAATGGCTGGAAAAGATGGCCGCCCGCCAGAACTTCACCGCCGAGCTCGAATTCGGCGAACGCGGCCGCATCCTGGACCGCAACGGCAACATGCTGGCCACCAGCGTGGAAGCCAAGAGCGTCTACCTTGTTCCGCCCAAGGCAAAGCCCGCCGTGGACAAGGTGGCCGGGACGCTGAACCGCATCCTGGGGGTTTCCGCAGGCACGATGCGCGCACGCATCAATTCCGGGAAAAAATTCGTCTGGGTCAAGCGGCAGATCACGGACAAGCAAGCTTTGGCGATCAAAGAGGCGGACCTGCCTGGCGTCCACCTTTCCACTGAATATACGAGGCTTTACCCCAATGGGCATCTCGCCGGGCAGGTCCTTGGTTTCGTGGGAATCGACGGCAAGGGACTGGAAGGCATCGAAAAACAATTCAATGAGCGCATGACCCCGGGCAAGGCCCGCTTCGTGGTCCAGCGCGACGCCAGGGGACGCAAGCTCTATCTCGACTCCCAGGGCCGCGAGGTGAACATCGACGGCAAGGACGTCCACCTGACCATCGACGCCCACATCCAGAACGCCGCGGAACAGGCCCTGGCCGCCTCCGTGGAAAAATACCACGGCACCGCAGGGCTGGTCATCGCCGTGGAGGTGAAGAGCGGCGACATCCTGGCCATGGCCAACTACCCCTTCTTCAACCCCAACGTCTACGGCCGCACCAAGGCGTCGGTCCGCCGCAACCGCGCGGCCACGGACGTCTACGAACCCGGCTCCAGCCTCAAGCCCCTGCTCATCGGCGCGGCCCTGCAGGAAGGCGTGGTGGACCCGGACAAGCTCTATTTCTGCGAGAACGGACGCTGGCGCATCGGCCGCAAGACCATCAAGGACACCCACCCGGCGGCATGGCAGCCCGTACGCAAGATCCTGCGCTACTCCAGCAACATCGGCATGGCCAAGATCGCCATGGACCTGGGCGCGGGCAAATATCACGAATATCTTTCCAAGCTCGGCTTCGGGCACGAAACCGGCATCCGGATTCCGGCCGAGCGCTCCGGCATCGTTCATCCGCCCGAAAAGTGGCGCAAGCTCGACCTGGCGGCCATCAGCTTCGGCCAGGCCATCGGCGTCACGGGCCTGCAGCTGGCCAAGTCATTTCTCTGCCTGGCCAACGGCGGGGTCATGAAGGATCTGCGCCTGGTCAAAGATCCCGGGAAGACTCAGGAAACCACCCAGCCCGTGCGCGTGTTCAGCGAGGAAGTCACCGACACCGTGCTTGCGCTCATGGAAGAAGTGGTGCAAATGGACGGCACCGGACGCAAGGCACGAATTCAGGGAATCACCGTGGCAGGCAAGACCGGCACCGCGCAGAAGGCGGCCGTCGGCGGCTACGGCACCAAATATCTCTCCTCCTTCGTGGGACTCGTTCCCGGGGACAAGCCCGAATACCTCGTCATCTGCATGGTGGATGAACCCACCAAGAACGATTACGGCGGAACCGTGGCGGCCCCGGTGGTCCGCGAAGTCATGATCGACACCTTGGCCTACAACGGCATGCTGCCCGACGCGGCAGGCGAAGCCCTGGCCGAGGAAAACACCGTGCACGACATCGACAGTACGGAGCTGGCCCAGACCCTGGCTCCGACCCCGGCTTTCGACGCCGGAAACACCGTTCCGAACATCAAGGGAATGCCCGTACGGCGCGCCCTCGAACTTTTAGTGAAAAAAGGGATTGTTCCGGTCCTCAAGGGAGACGGCATGACCGTCACCGGCCAAAAACCCGCTCCCGGCTCACCGTGGCCGGAAGAACAACAGACGGAGGGGAAGAACGATGTTTTTGTTCTCTGGCTCTCCTAG
- a CDS encoding UDP-N-acetylmuramoyl-L-alanyl-D-glutamate--2,6-diaminopimelate ligase: protein MTRGAMEFKELVKLVREGLMVRTDSRQVQEGECFVAMPGTAVRGIDYIPMALQKGAKYIVAPEDSRDLVAPVAEDEAVVCYVGNTAKALGELARAYFKTDELDMKLVAITGTNGKTTTSYIIEHLLSAAGRKVGVLGTVTYRWPGFSIDAKLTTPDCWMIHELLANMAKADVDAVVMEVSSHALDQYRVAGLDFDVAVISNLTQDHLDYHGDMETYFRAKAKLFTEYPHLDKCCVINFDDPYCRRLLNECEVAIGYGFGDPGSSDKSTLRGRILSNDRNGLKLECGFKGKTWEIESGLIGQHNAMNLLAAQAVGLCIGLNCKDMRSLSEFKGVPGRLERVENELGLHVFVDYAHTPDALVNVQKALKSLDFDRLITVFGCGGNRDRTKRPVMGRAVAEYADVAVLTSDNPRDEEPLAIMDDARPGLKNAARVMENQDRQEAITMAVREMTEGDALLVAGKGHEDYQVLKDVTLHFSDVEAVQKAVDIVKGERNK from the coding sequence ATGACTCGTGGCGCAATGGAATTCAAGGAACTGGTCAAACTGGTGCGCGAAGGCCTCATGGTCCGCACCGATTCGCGCCAGGTACAGGAGGGGGAATGCTTCGTGGCCATGCCCGGCACGGCCGTGCGCGGCATCGACTACATCCCCATGGCCCTGCAGAAGGGCGCCAAATACATAGTGGCCCCGGAGGATTCCCGGGACCTGGTGGCCCCGGTGGCCGAGGATGAAGCCGTTGTCTGCTACGTGGGCAACACGGCCAAGGCGTTGGGCGAACTGGCCCGCGCCTACTTCAAGACCGACGAGTTGGACATGAAGCTGGTGGCCATCACCGGCACCAACGGCAAGACCACCACCAGCTACATCATCGAGCACCTGCTCTCGGCTGCGGGCCGCAAGGTGGGCGTGCTGGGAACGGTCACCTACCGCTGGCCCGGCTTTTCCATCGACGCCAAGCTGACCACCCCGGACTGCTGGATGATCCACGAGCTGCTGGCCAACATGGCCAAGGCCGACGTGGACGCCGTGGTCATGGAGGTTTCCTCCCACGCCCTGGACCAGTACCGCGTGGCCGGGCTGGACTTCGACGTGGCCGTGATCTCCAACCTGACCCAGGACCACCTGGACTACCACGGCGACATGGAGACCTACTTCCGGGCCAAGGCAAAACTTTTCACGGAATATCCGCACCTGGACAAGTGCTGCGTCATCAACTTCGACGACCCGTACTGCCGCAGACTCCTGAACGAATGCGAAGTGGCCATCGGCTACGGCTTCGGCGATCCGGGCAGCTCGGACAAGTCCACCCTGCGCGGCCGCATCCTTTCCAACGACCGCAACGGCCTGAAACTGGAATGCGGCTTCAAGGGCAAGACCTGGGAAATCGAATCCGGGCTCATCGGCCAGCACAACGCCATGAACCTGCTGGCCGCCCAGGCCGTGGGCCTGTGCATCGGCCTGAACTGCAAGGACATGCGCTCGCTGAGCGAATTCAAGGGCGTTCCGGGCAGGCTGGAACGGGTCGAGAACGAACTCGGCCTGCATGTCTTCGTGGACTACGCCCACACCCCGGACGCGCTGGTCAACGTGCAAAAGGCGCTCAAGAGCCTCGATTTCGACCGGCTCATCACCGTGTTCGGCTGCGGCGGCAACCGCGACCGCACCAAGCGGCCGGTCATGGGACGCGCAGTGGCCGAATACGCGGACGTGGCCGTGCTGACCTCGGACAACCCCCGCGACGAGGAACCGCTGGCCATCATGGACGACGCCCGCCCGGGCCTCAAAAACGCCGCCAGGGTCATGGAAAACCAGGACCGCCAGGAGGCCATCACCATGGCCGTGCGCGAAATGACCGAGGGCGACGCCCTGCTCGTGGCCGGCAAGGGGCACGAGGACTACCAGGTGCTCAAGGACGTGACCCTGCACTTCTCCGATGTGGAGGCCGTGCAGAAGGCCGTCGACATCGTCAAGGGAGAACGGAACAAGTGA
- a CDS encoding UDP-N-acetylmuramoyl-tripeptide--D-alanyl-D-alanine ligase — translation MTLADIQRCLTGMADSGMEGIQVHAVRTDSRAVTSGDLYICIEGERFDGHEFAAQAAKAGACGIVSSKILDPSIEEAGVPVFMVRDTTVALGQLAACYRSLCGAKLIAITGTAGKTTVKELLAEVCSARFDVAKNYRNFNNQIGLPVSMLQAGEKQDLWIMECGISLASDMAELGPIACPDVAVITNIGPGHLQGLGDIEGVAKAKASLLRYLQPGGVAVVSMDYPQLWKAATEICPEPVGFSTMNEKASFFCLFLGPSQFGSGRFLLRTPKGEVEFEAPFCGEHFAENLAAVAAAAHTVGLGPQHVVDGASRFCADNQRFCQRPVGNITLIDDTYNANPLSMKRSIETAKCIAGERPLILLLADMLELGSEAAKRHRELGEVLALVKPDAVYWKGEHMDDVRAAYPDVVELKAPEAFARDWKGMNIHDAVVLLKGSRSMKMEKYTQALKETLEGAAS, via the coding sequence ATGACCCTGGCCGACATACAGCGCTGCCTCACGGGCATGGCCGACAGCGGCATGGAAGGCATCCAGGTGCACGCCGTGCGCACGGACAGCCGCGCGGTCACCAGCGGCGACCTCTACATCTGCATCGAAGGCGAACGCTTCGACGGGCACGAATTCGCGGCACAGGCCGCCAAGGCCGGAGCCTGCGGCATCGTATCCTCCAAGATCCTGGATCCGTCCATCGAGGAAGCCGGCGTGCCCGTGTTCATGGTCCGCGACACCACCGTGGCCCTGGGCCAGCTGGCCGCCTGTTACCGTTCCCTGTGCGGGGCCAAGCTCATCGCCATCACCGGCACCGCCGGCAAGACCACGGTCAAGGAACTCCTGGCCGAGGTCTGCTCCGCCCGCTTCGACGTGGCCAAGAACTACCGGAATTTCAACAACCAGATCGGGCTGCCCGTCTCCATGCTCCAGGCCGGCGAAAAGCAGGACCTGTGGATCATGGAATGCGGCATCAGCCTGGCGAGCGACATGGCCGAGCTCGGCCCCATCGCCTGCCCGGACGTGGCCGTGATCACCAACATCGGCCCCGGCCACCTGCAGGGGCTGGGCGACATCGAGGGCGTGGCCAAGGCCAAGGCCTCCCTGCTGCGCTATCTCCAGCCCGGCGGCGTGGCCGTGGTCAGCATGGACTACCCCCAGCTCTGGAAGGCGGCCACCGAGATCTGCCCCGAGCCCGTGGGCTTTTCCACCATGAACGAGAAGGCCTCCTTCTTCTGCCTGTTCCTGGGTCCCAGCCAGTTCGGCTCCGGCCGGTTCCTGCTGCGCACCCCCAAGGGCGAGGTGGAATTCGAAGCCCCGTTCTGCGGCGAACATTTCGCGGAAAACCTGGCCGCCGTGGCCGCCGCGGCGCATACCGTGGGCCTGGGCCCGCAGCACGTGGTGGACGGCGCTTCCCGCTTCTGCGCGGACAACCAGCGTTTCTGCCAGCGTCCGGTGGGAAACATCACCCTCATCGACGACACCTACAACGCCAATCCCCTGTCCATGAAGCGCTCCATCGAGACCGCCAAGTGCATTGCCGGGGAAAGGCCGCTCATCCTGCTGCTGGCCGACATGCTCGAACTGGGCAGCGAGGCCGCCAAGCGCCACAGGGAACTGGGCGAGGTGCTGGCCCTGGTCAAACCCGACGCCGTGTACTGGAAGGGCGAGCACATGGACGACGTGCGCGCGGCCTATCCGGACGTGGTGGAGCTCAAGGCCCCCGAGGCCTTTGCCCGGGACTGGAAAGGCATGAACATTCATGACGCCGTGGTGCTGCTCAAGGGCTCCCGGTCCATGAAAATGGAAAAATACACCCAGGCACTCAAGGAAACCCTTGAAGGAGCTGCATCGTGA
- the mraY gene encoding phospho-N-acetylmuramoyl-pentapeptide-transferase, with the protein MIYHLLYPLSADVGVFNVFRYITFRSIWALLTALIISILFGPAMIRWLKKLKFGQYIREDGPAHQQKQGTPTMGGLMILTSVLVSCLLWGDLTNHYVLLTMFVFAGFGVVGFADDYIKVVKKQNLGLSSKAKFLGQLLVAAAAIAVLIQEPNYSTMLSVPFFKKILPDLGWFYLPFALLVLVGSSNAVNLTDGLDGLAIGPMVVAMACFAIFTYASGHAGIAEYLSIQNLPGIGEVTVFCGAMVGAGLGFLWFNAYPAQVFMGDTGSLALGGALGFTAVLAKQELLLVIVGGVFVFETLSVILQVGYFKMTGGKRIFRMAPLHHHFELKGIPESKIIIRFWILSILMALMALSTLKLR; encoded by the coding sequence GTGATCTATCATCTGCTCTACCCCCTGAGCGCTGATGTCGGCGTCTTCAACGTGTTCCGGTACATCACGTTCCGGTCCATCTGGGCGCTGCTCACGGCACTCATCATCAGCATCCTCTTCGGACCGGCCATGATCCGCTGGCTCAAGAAGCTCAAGTTCGGCCAGTACATCCGCGAAGACGGTCCCGCGCACCAGCAGAAACAGGGCACCCCCACCATGGGCGGGCTCATGATCCTGACCAGCGTGCTGGTGAGCTGCCTGCTCTGGGGCGACCTGACCAACCACTACGTGCTGCTGACCATGTTCGTGTTCGCGGGATTCGGCGTGGTGGGCTTTGCGGACGACTACATCAAGGTGGTCAAGAAGCAGAACCTGGGACTTTCCTCCAAGGCCAAGTTCCTGGGCCAGCTGCTGGTGGCCGCCGCGGCCATCGCCGTGCTCATCCAGGAGCCCAACTACTCCACCATGCTTTCGGTTCCCTTCTTCAAGAAGATACTGCCCGACCTGGGCTGGTTCTACCTGCCCTTCGCCCTGCTGGTGCTCGTGGGCTCCAGCAACGCCGTGAACCTCACGGACGGCCTGGACGGCCTGGCCATCGGTCCCATGGTGGTGGCCATGGCCTGCTTCGCCATCTTCACCTACGCCTCGGGGCACGCGGGCATCGCCGAATACCTGTCCATCCAGAACCTGCCGGGCATCGGCGAGGTCACGGTCTTCTGCGGGGCCATGGTGGGCGCGGGCCTCGGCTTCCTGTGGTTCAACGCCTATCCGGCCCAGGTGTTCATGGGCGACACCGGCTCCCTGGCCCTGGGCGGCGCGCTCGGCTTCACGGCCGTGCTGGCCAAGCAGGAGCTGCTCCTGGTCATCGTGGGCGGGGTCTTCGTCTTCGAAACCCTCTCGGTGATCCTCCAGGTGGGCTACTTCAAGATGACCGGCGGCAAGCGCATCTTCCGCATGGCGCCGCTGCATCACCATTTCGAACTCAAGGGGATCCCGGAATCCAAGATCATCATCCGGTTCTGGATCCTTTCCATACTCATGGCGCTCATGGCGCTTTCAACCCTGAAGCTGCGGTAG
- the murD gene encoding UDP-N-acetylmuramoyl-L-alanine--D-glutamate ligase — translation MMTQFVREFAQKHNLHGRRTVVVGAGKSGIAAARLLHALGAKVRLVDASESLPAETVAEVEKVAELQTGPHSREQFADADLVVMSPGVPAKKLTPYFGDLPARKIVAELEFASWFIQAPIIAITGSNGKTTTTTLIGELLEKSGKNVFVGGNIGTPLCEYLLNMDRADVIVLEVSSFQLQNCRLFHPDVAVFLNIAPNHLDYHEDMEEYLEAKLQLFSQQTPEDLAVVHESLRPLIGERKFTEAEVVWYSSAKRFDAPHLPGEHNRANVQAAWQAVKRFGVKPREAEKIISEFRPLEHRLENIGQKNGVSFINDSKATTLEAVAAAVKSFGKSPVRLLMGGKFKGGDVAELARQMEGRVAQVGLYGASREIFEGPLKKYFPVSWDETLEQAAKRLFTHARTGDVILLSPGTSSFDQYPNYKERGGDFKRIFGELK, via the coding sequence ATGATGACTCAATTCGTCAGGGAATTCGCCCAGAAGCACAATCTGCACGGCAGGCGCACCGTGGTGGTGGGGGCCGGAAAGTCCGGCATTGCCGCCGCCCGGCTGCTGCACGCCCTGGGTGCGAAGGTCCGCTTGGTGGATGCCAGCGAATCCCTGCCCGCCGAAACCGTGGCCGAAGTGGAAAAGGTGGCCGAACTCCAGACCGGTCCCCACAGCAGGGAACAGTTCGCGGACGCTGACCTGGTGGTCATGTCCCCGGGCGTGCCCGCCAAGAAGCTGACTCCCTATTTCGGCGACCTGCCGGCCCGCAAGATCGTGGCCGAGCTGGAATTCGCCTCCTGGTTCATCCAGGCCCCGATCATCGCCATCACCGGGTCCAACGGCAAGACCACGACCACCACGCTCATCGGAGAACTGCTGGAGAAATCCGGCAAGAACGTGTTCGTGGGCGGCAACATCGGCACCCCGCTGTGCGAATACCTGCTGAACATGGACCGGGCAGACGTCATCGTGCTCGAAGTCTCCAGCTTCCAGCTCCAGAACTGCCGCCTGTTCCACCCGGACGTGGCCGTGTTCCTGAACATCGCCCCCAACCACCTGGACTACCACGAGGACATGGAGGAATACCTGGAGGCCAAGCTGCAGCTCTTTTCCCAGCAGACCCCGGAAGACCTGGCCGTGGTGCACGAAAGCCTCCGGCCCCTCATCGGCGAACGGAAGTTCACCGAGGCCGAGGTGGTCTGGTATTCCTCGGCAAAGCGCTTCGACGCCCCGCACCTGCCTGGCGAACACAACCGGGCCAATGTCCAGGCCGCGTGGCAGGCCGTGAAGCGCTTCGGCGTCAAACCCCGGGAGGCCGAAAAAATCATCAGCGAATTCAGGCCGCTGGAACACCGCCTGGAAAACATCGGCCAAAAAAACGGTGTGAGCTTCATCAACGACTCCAAGGCAACCACCTTGGAGGCCGTGGCCGCCGCCGTGAAGAGCTTCGGCAAGAGCCCGGTACGCCTGCTCATGGGCGGCAAGTTCAAGGGCGGAGACGTGGCCGAGCTGGCCCGCCAGATGGAAGGCCGCGTGGCCCAGGTGGGCCTGTACGGCGCGAGCCGCGAGATATTCGAGGGCCCGCTCAAGAAGTATTTCCCGGTGTCCTGGGACGAGACCCTGGAACAGGCCGCAAAACGGCTCTTCACGCACGCCAGGACCGGCGATGTGATCCTGCTCTCCCCCGGCACCTCCAGCTTTGACCAGTACCCCAACTACAAGGAACGGGGCGGCGACTTCAAACGCATTTTCGGAGAACTGAAGTAA